The Campylobacter concisus genome window below encodes:
- a CDS encoding histidinol-phosphatase, translating to MTVDLHNHTPLCKHAVGEPREYVQNAIKAGTKYFGFSDHAPMNYDEAYRMSFDEMQGYEDEILHLRDEFSGEIEILLGYEMDFLDGFMDERVFARKVDYLIGSVHFFNGWAFDNPEFIGGYEGKDLDQIWQEYFDHVERSAKLGKFDIMGHIDLLKLFKFLPKKDVRILAKNAVNAIKEANLVVEINAAGFRKPIGEQYPSVNLLELIAEKDITITFGSDAHTKEDIGKNGEICEQIARDLGYSKSAIFKNRDRELVKF from the coding sequence ATGACCGTCGATCTTCACAACCACACGCCACTTTGCAAACACGCAGTTGGCGAGCCAAGAGAGTATGTACAAAACGCAATAAAAGCTGGCACAAAATACTTTGGTTTTAGCGATCACGCACCGATGAACTACGATGAAGCTTACAGAATGAGCTTTGATGAAATGCAAGGCTATGAAGACGAAATTTTACATTTAAGAGATGAATTTAGTGGTGAGATAGAAATTTTGCTTGGCTATGAGATGGATTTTTTAGATGGATTTATGGATGAGCGAGTTTTTGCTAGAAAAGTTGATTACCTGATAGGCTCTGTGCATTTTTTTAATGGCTGGGCATTTGACAATCCAGAATTTATCGGTGGCTACGAGGGCAAAGACTTAGATCAAATTTGGCAAGAGTATTTTGATCATGTAGAAAGATCAGCCAAGCTTGGCAAATTTGATATTATGGGACATATCGATCTTTTAAAACTTTTTAAATTTTTGCCAAAAAAGGATGTTAGAATTTTGGCTAAAAATGCAGTAAATGCGATAAAAGAAGCAAATTTAGTTGTTGAGATAAATGCCGCTGGCTTTAGAAAACCTATCGGCGAGCAATATCCAAGCGTAAATTTACTTGAACTAATAGCCGAAAAAGATATAACCATCACCTTTGGCTCAGACGCTCACACAAAAGAGGATATCGGTAAAAATGGTGAAATTTGCGAGCAAATAGCTAGAGATTTAGGTTATTCAAAAAGTGCTATTTTTAAAAATAGAGATAGAGAATTAGTAAAATTTTAG
- a CDS encoding zinc ribbon domain-containing protein, giving the protein MNKYLQQLVELSDLDKQIDGFIPRIQDIEKAYKNIEEECETITVNIERLDEEVSDLKSQKLGTNAHIAEFSAKIKDVAKKSSSAKSEKEIKALSLEEDIAKEQLEAANEEIARLEKLIDSKNSQKDELGAKKAELKENLKNIKSKTSSELENIGKEREEVYAKKDKLIATMNQKILAFYEKIRKWAHNTAVVPVKKQACYGCFMQINDKTFSAVIKGEDIVTCPHCGRILYKQEQ; this is encoded by the coding sequence ATGAATAAATACTTACAACAATTAGTTGAATTATCTGATCTTGATAAACAAATAGATGGCTTTATACCACGCATTCAAGACATAGAAAAGGCTTATAAAAATATAGAAGAAGAGTGCGAAACCATAACGGTTAATATAGAAAGACTAGATGAAGAGGTAAGTGACTTAAAATCTCAAAAATTAGGAACAAATGCTCATATTGCCGAGTTTAGTGCAAAGATAAAAGATGTAGCTAAAAAAAGCTCAAGTGCAAAAAGCGAAAAGGAGATAAAAGCTCTAAGTCTTGAAGAGGATATTGCAAAAGAGCAACTTGAGGCTGCAAATGAGGAGATCGCTAGACTTGAGAAGCTAATAGATAGTAAAAATAGTCAAAAAGATGAGCTTGGTGCAAAAAAAGCTGAACTTAAAGAGAATTTAAAAAATATAAAAAGCAAAACTTCATCTGAACTTGAAAATATCGGGAAAGAACGTGAAGAAGTTTATGCTAAAAAAGACAAGCTTATCGCCACTATGAATCAAAAAATTTTGGCATTTTATGAAAAAATTAGAAAATGGGCTCACAATACGGCTGTTGTTCCTGTAAAAAAACAAGCTTGTTATGGCTGCTTTATGCAGATAAATGACAAAACTTTCTCTGCTGTTATCAAGGGCGAAGATATCGTTACATGTCCGCATTGTGGCAGAATTTTATACAAACAAGAGCAATAA
- a CDS encoding Nif3-like dinuclear metal center hexameric protein, with product MKIAEIYKILDEICPFASQEPWDNSGLQVGSFDSEFERIYLSLDLDSELLQNVLPNSLIITHHPLIFKELKSLDYSLYPSSLIREMMIKNISLISLHTNADLAFLNEKFVTQVLGLEISNKEGFLIYADVKMKFSELCEFVKEKLGLENLRVVHAKDEISKICICTGSGADLIQDVKADAFLTGDLKYHQALYAKENGLNLIDINHYESERYFGDFLAKYLQNLKIEVIIRNSKNPFTYC from the coding sequence ATGAAAATAGCTGAAATTTATAAAATTCTAGATGAAATTTGCCCGTTTGCGAGCCAAGAGCCTTGGGATAATAGTGGCCTTCAAGTTGGCTCATTTGATAGCGAATTTGAGCGAATTTATCTAAGTCTTGATTTAGATAGCGAACTTTTGCAAAATGTCTTGCCAAATTCGCTCATCATCACTCACCATCCACTCATTTTTAAGGAGCTAAAAAGCCTAGACTACAGCCTTTATCCAAGCTCACTCATAAGAGAGATGATGATAAAAAATATCTCGCTCATCTCGCTTCATACAAACGCTGACCTTGCATTTTTAAATGAAAAATTTGTAACGCAGGTTTTGGGGCTTGAAATTTCAAACAAAGAGGGCTTTTTGATCTATGCTGATGTGAAGATGAAATTTAGCGAGCTTTGTGAATTTGTAAAAGAAAAACTTGGGCTAGAAAATTTAAGAGTGGTTCATGCAAAAGATGAAATTTCTAAAATTTGTATCTGCACCGGAAGTGGCGCAGATCTCATCCAAGATGTAAAAGCAGACGCCTTTTTGACAGGCGATCTAAAGTATCATCAAGCTCTTTATGCAAAGGAAAATGGGCTAAATTTAATCGATATAAATCACTATGAAAGTGAACGTTATTTTGGTGATTTTTTAGCAAAATATTTGCAAAATCTGAAAATTGAAGTTATAATACGCAATTCTAAAAATCCATTTACATATTGCTAA
- the waaA gene encoding lipid IV(A) 3-deoxy-D-manno-octulosonic acid transferase encodes MIIIYYFLASILYLFGAIFLLILSFKKKYHKSIPARFFLFNNPKFQDADVHFHACSFGEVQALKPLMQKFDSKAISVVTNTGFEAASKICSNARFLPFEIFLPFWLKKSKILVIFEAELWLMLVFMAKLKGSRVILINARISDRSYKSYLKFGFFYRYLFKFIDKIYAQSELDKERLKSLGAGETEVVGNIKASFLPSVSKIYEKPKARVIVLASTHTGEEEMILQNLNLKENDLLIIAPRHPERFTEVEKIAGDYAKKHDFSFAKFSQTYKFEAKVNLLDTLGELVNVYAISDIVVLGGSFVPNIGGHNPIECAQFNPVIISGEFIFNQKALFSLVENIYIAKASEIGGIIDSDAKKSKITVQASSDAIIEDIRSTL; translated from the coding sequence GTGATAATAATATATTACTTTCTAGCCTCAATACTCTATCTATTTGGGGCTATCTTTCTACTCATCTTAAGTTTTAAAAAAAAGTATCATAAGTCGATTCCAGCACGTTTTTTCCTCTTTAATAATCCTAAATTTCAAGATGCAGATGTGCATTTTCACGCTTGTTCGTTTGGTGAAGTGCAAGCACTTAAACCTTTGATGCAAAAATTTGATAGCAAAGCCATAAGTGTGGTGACAAATACTGGCTTTGAAGCGGCAAGTAAAATTTGCTCTAACGCGAGATTTTTGCCATTTGAAATTTTTTTGCCATTTTGGCTAAAAAAGAGCAAAATTTTAGTTATTTTTGAGGCTGAGCTTTGGCTTATGCTAGTTTTCATGGCAAAGCTAAAAGGCAGCCGTGTGATATTAATAAATGCGAGAATTTCAGACAGAAGCTACAAAAGCTACTTGAAATTTGGCTTTTTTTATAGGTATCTTTTTAAATTTATAGATAAGATTTACGCTCAAAGTGAGCTTGATAAAGAGCGGCTAAAGTCACTTGGTGCAGGTGAAACAGAGGTCGTTGGTAACATAAAAGCTTCGTTTTTGCCAAGCGTGAGTAAAATTTATGAAAAGCCAAAAGCTAGAGTGATCGTGCTAGCAAGCACGCATACAGGCGAAGAAGAGATGATTTTGCAAAATTTAAATTTAAAAGAAAACGATCTCTTGATCATCGCTCCACGCCATCCTGAGAGGTTTACAGAGGTTGAGAAGATAGCAGGCGACTACGCTAAAAAGCATGATTTTAGCTTTGCGAAATTTAGTCAAACGTATAAATTTGAAGCTAAAGTAAATTTGCTTGACACTTTAGGCGAGCTTGTAAATGTCTATGCTATTAGCGATATAGTAGTGCTTGGAGGCAGTTTTGTACCAAATATCGGTGGGCATAATCCAATCGAGTGCGCACAATTTAACCCAGTAATAATAAGTGGTGAGTTTATATTTAACCAAAAGGCGTTATTTAGCCTAGTTGAAAACATCTACATCGCAAAAGCCAGCGAGATTGGCGGTATAATAGATAGTGATGCCAAAAAGAGCAAGATCACTGTGCAAGCAAGCTCTGATGCGATCATAGAAGATATAAGGAGCACTTTATGA
- the glyQ gene encoding glycine--tRNA ligase subunit alpha, which translates to MTFSQIILTLQNYWQEQGCVILQPYDMPAGAGTYHQATFLRSLGPKPWATAYVAPSRRPTDGRYGENPNRLGAYYQFQVLIKPSPENIQELYLKSLEKLGLNLKDHDIRFVEDNWESPTLGAWGLGWEVWLDGMEVTQFTYFQQVGGIACELISGEITYGLERLAMYLQDVNSVYDIVWDDRGGNIVTYADVHKQGEYEWSKYNFEVANVDMLFNQFENAFNECKRCLEAKISLPAYDYCMLAAHTFNVLDARGAISVTQRQDYILKIRELAKECALTYKESLEQK; encoded by the coding sequence ATGACATTTTCACAAATAATATTAACCCTTCAAAACTATTGGCAAGAGCAAGGTTGCGTTATACTTCAGCCATACGACATGCCAGCTGGTGCTGGTACTTATCATCAAGCGACTTTTTTAAGAAGCCTTGGGCCAAAGCCGTGGGCTACTGCATATGTAGCTCCAAGCCGCCGTCCGACTGATGGCAGATATGGCGAAAACCCAAACCGCCTAGGCGCTTATTATCAGTTTCAAGTACTCATAAAGCCAAGTCCAGAAAATATCCAAGAGCTTTATCTAAAAAGTCTTGAAAAGCTTGGGTTAAATTTAAAAGATCATGACATCCGCTTTGTCGAGGATAACTGGGAGAGCCCAACGCTGGGCGCTTGGGGGCTAGGCTGGGAGGTCTGGCTAGACGGCATGGAGGTGACGCAGTTTACGTATTTTCAACAAGTGGGTGGCATCGCGTGCGAGCTGATCTCTGGTGAGATAACATATGGCCTTGAACGTTTGGCCATGTATCTACAAGATGTAAATAGCGTCTACGACATCGTTTGGGACGATAGGGGTGGCAATATCGTAACCTATGCCGACGTTCACAAACAAGGTGAGTACGAGTGGAGTAAATATAACTTTGAAGTAGCAAACGTCGATATGCTTTTTAACCAGTTTGAAAACGCATTTAACGAGTGCAAACGCTGCTTAGAGGCTAAAATTTCACTGCCAGCTTACGACTACTGCATGCTTGCGGCTCACACATTTAACGTCCTTGACGCGCGCGGAGCGATTAGTGTAACGCAAAGGCAAGACTACATCCTAAAAATTCGAGAGCTTGCAAAAGAGTGTGCGCTAACTTATAAAGAGAGCCTAGAGCAAAAGTAA
- a CDS encoding DUF3972 domain-containing protein, protein MQTYLGVDEFCKLVHLEREVIEDMINRGVLKTKEENGEILIEASEGTMSVVPSVSQNLSMQPQGQDGISFVEKTIGTILNLHEKVLDAKDETLETLRNENKFLKEALISMQELYDEDRKTVETLTKQLKISQDEVEFLKRKYKLMWNQAVENFNGQK, encoded by the coding sequence GTGCAGACTTATCTTGGTGTTGATGAATTTTGCAAACTTGTGCACTTGGAGCGTGAAGTTATCGAAGATATGATAAATCGTGGCGTTTTGAAAACCAAAGAGGAAAATGGAGAAATTTTGATAGAAGCGAGCGAAGGAACGATGAGTGTGGTGCCTAGTGTTTCGCAAAATTTATCTATGCAACCGCAAGGCCAAGATGGTATCAGCTTTGTTGAAAAGACGATTGGAACGATATTAAATTTACACGAAAAGGTGCTTGACGCAAAGGATGAGACGCTTGAAACCCTAAGAAATGAGAATAAATTTTTAAAAGAGGCGCTCATTTCGATGCAAGAGCTCTATGATGAAGATAGAAAAACAGTCGAGACGCTTACAAAGCAGCTTAAAATTTCACAAGATGAAGTTGAATTTCTAAAACGAAAATACAAGCTCATGTGGAACCAAGCGGTTGAAAATTTTAACGGACAAAAGTAG
- the purE gene encoding 5-(carboxyamino)imidazole ribonucleotide mutase — protein sequence MKFVSVIMGSKSDYEIVSEAAKTLEKFGVKYELIISSAHRSPKRTSEYVANAEKKGAKVFIAAAGMAAHLAGAIAANTTKPVIGIPMAGSALSGVDALYSTVQMPSGMPVATLAIGKAGAINAAYLAVQILALEDEGLASALKADREAKIKALEEDSSKVEVIL from the coding sequence ATGAAATTTGTTTCTGTTATAATGGGAAGCAAGAGTGACTATGAGATCGTTAGCGAGGCGGCAAAAACTCTAGAAAAATTTGGCGTAAAATATGAGTTGATAATAAGCTCAGCTCATAGAAGTCCAAAAAGGACGAGCGAGTACGTCGCAAATGCTGAGAAAAAGGGCGCAAAAGTATTTATTGCAGCTGCGGGCATGGCAGCTCACTTAGCTGGAGCGATCGCTGCAAATACAACCAAGCCAGTTATCGGTATACCTATGGCAGGCTCAGCTCTGAGCGGCGTTGACGCACTTTACTCAACGGTACAAATGCCAAGTGGTATGCCAGTGGCAACTCTAGCTATCGGCAAGGCTGGTGCTATAAATGCAGCTTATTTGGCGGTGCAAATTTTAGCTCTTGAAGATGAGGGGCTAGCAAGTGCTCTAAAAGCCGATAGAGAGGCAAAGATAAAGGCCTTAGAGGAAGACTCTTCAAAGGTTGAAGTGATACTGTAA
- a CDS encoding peptidase U32 family protein, with amino-acid sequence MLKRPELLSPAGNLTKLKIALEYGADAVYGSVASFSLRTRSAREFNLETFKEAIDYTHAKGKKFYATINAFPFNSQIEPLKRHLQTISAMKPDAFIIATPGVMSLAKAIAPDIEIHLSTQANVMNMLDAKIYHDMGAKRIVVAREMNLKDVIKIKEEIPTLDIEIFVHGSMCFAYSGRCLVSSVQSGRMSNRGSCANDCRFKYELYAKNEESGVLFRLEEDENGTHIMNSKDLCLISHIKEIVDSGVIDSLKIEGRTKSEYYAACTARAYKMAIDDALDGKFDAQIYENEINTLKNRGFTDGYLVHRPYERTDTQNHVSSLEEGTHQVNAISEDGEFFKCKYKIFPGNSYEIVAPTGSRIEDSENEISKVYSQDGKKFIKFKQLITKKGKVMSEIHSGNENEINLGVKLPKFSFLREKI; translated from the coding sequence GTGCTAAAAAGGCCTGAGCTTTTATCTCCAGCTGGAAATTTAACAAAACTTAAAATCGCCCTTGAATACGGAGCCGACGCTGTTTATGGCTCTGTGGCTAGCTTTTCACTAAGGACTAGATCGGCAAGGGAGTTTAACCTTGAGACTTTCAAAGAGGCGATAGACTACACACATGCAAAGGGAAAGAAATTTTATGCGACCATAAATGCTTTTCCTTTTAACTCTCAGATCGAGCCACTAAAAAGGCACTTGCAGACTATCTCGGCTATGAAGCCAGATGCCTTTATCATCGCAACTCCAGGCGTTATGAGTCTAGCAAAAGCCATCGCTCCTGATATCGAGATACATCTCTCAACTCAGGCAAATGTCATGAACATGCTTGATGCAAAAATTTATCATGACATGGGCGCAAAACGTATCGTCGTAGCACGCGAGATGAACTTAAAAGATGTCATAAAGATAAAAGAAGAAATTCCAACTCTTGATATCGAAATTTTCGTCCATGGCTCGATGTGCTTTGCCTACTCTGGCAGGTGCTTAGTAAGCTCAGTGCAAAGCGGACGTATGTCAAATCGCGGCAGCTGTGCAAATGACTGCAGATTTAAGTATGAGCTATACGCTAAAAACGAAGAGAGTGGCGTGCTTTTTCGCTTAGAAGAGGACGAAAATGGCACTCACATCATGAACTCAAAGGATCTTTGCCTCATCTCGCACATCAAAGAGATCGTTGATAGCGGCGTGATAGATAGCCTAAAAATAGAAGGTCGCACAAAGAGCGAGTATTACGCAGCTTGCACAGCGAGAGCTTATAAAATGGCGATAGATGATGCACTGGATGGTAAATTTGACGCGCAAATTTATGAAAATGAGATAAATACACTGAAAAATCGCGGCTTTACGGACGGCTACTTGGTGCATAGACCTTATGAACGAACCGATACGCAAAATCATGTTAGTAGCCTAGAGGAGGGCACTCATCAGGTAAATGCCATAAGCGAAGATGGCGAGTTTTTTAAATGTAAATATAAAATTTTTCCAGGAAACAGCTATGAGATCGTAGCGCCGACTGGATCACGTATAGAAGATAGTGAAAATGAAATTTCAAAGGTCTATTCACAAGATGGCAAAAAATTTATCAAATTTAAACAACTCATCACTAAAAAAGGCAAGGTCATGAGCGAAATTCACAGCGGTAATGAAAATGAGATAAACCTTGGCGTTAAGCTGCCAAAATTTAGCTTTTTGAGGGAGAAAATATGA
- a CDS encoding RluA family pseudouridine synthase has product MSEEKAYKILAKQKNISNNEAKELIDSGLVYAKGQKVMIARALMSENTKFSVEEMPKPSIIFEDENLIAINKPAAITSEKISQIYKFPLLHRLDKDTSGVLLLVKNDEFASLAINEFKKMKVDKIYVAAVRGIMSEEVVVNEPILTIKNKNGAFSKISKDGKEAISEISPLMVVGKKTLVKVAIKTGRTHQIRVHLASLNLPIVGDEKYGKNRANRMFLHAYSIALLDYKFKAPIPREFNSLGFELSNKFEI; this is encoded by the coding sequence ATGAGTGAAGAAAAAGCGTATAAAATTTTAGCCAAACAAAAAAATATCTCAAACAACGAGGCAAAGGAGCTAATTGACAGCGGTCTAGTTTATGCCAAAGGGCAAAAGGTAATGATAGCTCGTGCTTTGATGAGTGAAAATACTAAATTTAGCGTCGAGGAGATGCCAAAGCCAAGCATTATCTTTGAAGATGAAAATTTAATAGCCATCAATAAGCCTGCTGCCATAACTAGCGAAAAAATCAGTCAAATTTATAAATTTCCACTCCTTCACAGGCTCGATAAAGATACGAGCGGGGTGCTGCTTCTTGTAAAAAATGACGAATTTGCTAGCCTTGCGATAAATGAGTTTAAAAAGATGAAGGTTGATAAAATTTACGTGGCTGCAGTTAGGGGTATAATGAGCGAGGAGGTGGTCGTAAATGAGCCGATCCTAACGATAAAAAATAAAAATGGCGCCTTTTCAAAGATATCAAAAGATGGCAAAGAGGCGATCAGTGAAATTTCACCGCTCATGGTTGTGGGTAAAAAAACGCTTGTAAAAGTTGCCATAAAAACAGGCAGGACGCACCAGATAAGAGTGCATTTGGCTAGTTTAAATTTACCTATCGTTGGCGATGAGAAATATGGCAAAAATAGGGCAAATAGAATGTTCTTGCATGCCTATTCTATCGCTCTTTTAGACTATAAATTTAAAGCGCCGATCCCAAGAGAATTTAACTCTCTTGGATTTGAGCTATCTAATAAATTTGAAATTTAA
- a CDS encoding AbgT family transporter — protein MNKKNNSSILSFIENFGNKLPNPTMLFIYLSIITIIISFVLEKMGVGVSYQAIKDGQISQLNANVINLLSADSLRSFVSSVLKNFTNFYPLGVVFAIILGIGIADKSGLLSALMTKIALKSSKIWVTPIVIFLGVMSNVASSVGYVVLIPLGAILFAGFGRHPIAGLAAAFAGVSGGWSANLLIGTNDPMFAAFSMQAASVLNPDYVVLATANWYFMIASTFLIVFVGWFVTDKIVEPRLGKFDFLGDFSLKEHSEISAEQKRGLKFSLIALIVFVILLLVAILPSGSLFGAKGNESFMKSTFMHSIVVFMMLLFIVVGVAYGVGARSIKSSNDAIKFMEQSISELSGFLVLIFFAAQFTYLFNTSNIGLVLSIKGSIFLKEIGLTGLSLIIVFIFLIAFINLFIAVDSAKWAMMAPIFVPMFMNLGLSPELTQAAFRIGDSTTNIITPLMPFFVLIVAFMQKYNKELKIGSVVSIMLPYTVAFLISWTALMSFWYIFDLPLGPGAVIHYVK, from the coding sequence ATGAATAAAAAAAACAATAGTTCAATCTTAAGTTTTATTGAAAATTTTGGTAACAAATTACCAAATCCAACTATGCTTTTTATCTATCTTTCGATTATTACGATAATAATATCGTTTGTATTAGAAAAGATGGGCGTTGGTGTAAGCTACCAGGCTATCAAAGATGGACAAATATCACAGCTTAATGCAAATGTTATAAATTTGCTTTCTGCTGATAGTCTTAGATCTTTTGTTTCGTCTGTGCTTAAAAATTTTACTAATTTTTATCCTTTGGGAGTAGTTTTTGCGATTATTCTAGGTATTGGTATCGCAGACAAGTCTGGACTTTTATCAGCACTTATGACAAAGATTGCCTTAAAATCTTCCAAAATATGGGTAACTCCAATCGTTATTTTCCTTGGTGTAATGTCAAATGTTGCTTCCTCGGTTGGCTATGTTGTGCTAATCCCGCTTGGAGCTATTTTATTTGCTGGATTTGGTCGTCATCCAATTGCTGGACTAGCTGCTGCTTTTGCTGGTGTTAGCGGTGGCTGGTCGGCAAATTTATTAATCGGTACAAATGACCCGATGTTTGCGGCATTTTCTATGCAAGCAGCTAGCGTGTTAAATCCAGATTATGTGGTACTAGCAACTGCAAATTGGTATTTTATGATCGCTTCGACATTTTTGATCGTATTTGTTGGCTGGTTTGTGACAGATAAAATCGTAGAGCCTAGGCTTGGTAAATTTGATTTTTTGGGTGATTTTAGCCTAAAAGAGCATAGCGAGATAAGTGCAGAGCAAAAACGTGGCTTAAAATTTTCGCTAATAGCGTTGATTGTTTTTGTGATTTTATTGCTTGTGGCTATTTTGCCTTCAGGCTCTTTATTTGGAGCAAAAGGCAATGAAAGCTTTATGAAATCTACTTTTATGCATTCTATTGTTGTTTTTATGATGTTACTTTTTATAGTGGTAGGTGTCGCTTACGGTGTAGGTGCTAGGAGTATAAAAAGCAGTAATGACGCCATAAAATTTATGGAACAATCTATTTCTGAGCTATCAGGTTTTTTGGTTTTGATATTTTTCGCAGCCCAATTTACATATCTTTTTAATACCTCAAATATTGGGCTAGTGCTTTCTATAAAAGGTTCTATTTTTCTAAAAGAGATCGGATTAACTGGACTTAGCCTTATCATAGTTTTTATTTTCTTGATCGCTTTTATAAATTTATTTATAGCTGTTGATTCTGCAAAGTGGGCGATGATGGCTCCGATTTTTGTACCAATGTTTATGAATCTTGGACTCTCGCCAGAGCTTACACAGGCTGCTTTTAGAATAGGTGACTCTACTACAAATATAATAACGCCTTTGATGCCGTTTTTTGTTTTGATAGTAGCTTTTATGCAAAAATACAATAAAGAGTTAAAAATCGGATCAGTGGTTTCTATTATGCTTCCTTATACGGTTGCATTTTTAATTTCTTGGACAGCGCTAATGTCGTTTTGGTACATTTTTGATCTACCGCTAGGACCTGGTGCAGTTATACACTATGTAAAGTAA
- a CDS encoding chemotaxis protein, whose product MTQEELDALMAGGLDDELDDTKEDAGQEVADVKEDMDEVTEVAEAIDTKDEPQSKSESNSKNAENYRVSADGVWPPPPPTEDHKMVHQLDDVTRDSEEKATQMFDKLETINNFFMDAESDSNSLKDAINSNIELFTTLSEKFPKIAAFSEALEKNNSLLGTIDNIIGNLQMGQDEIMMAMDMMQYQDIHRQKIERVINVMRALSKYMNTLFEGKIDDEKRVGSAVHIAGDTTTENLVSNDDIEALIESLGKK is encoded by the coding sequence ATGACCCAAGAGGAACTTGACGCACTTATGGCAGGTGGGCTAGATGATGAGTTAGATGATACTAAAGAAGATGCTGGCCAAGAGGTTGCGGACGTCAAAGAGGATATGGACGAGGTAACAGAAGTTGCAGAAGCAATCGATACTAAAGATGAGCCACAGTCAAAATCAGAAAGCAATTCAAAGAATGCGGAAAATTACAGAGTGAGTGCAGATGGTGTTTGGCCACCACCACCACCAACGGAAGATCACAAAATGGTTCATCAGCTTGACGATGTAACAAGAGATAGCGAAGAGAAAGCTACTCAGATGTTTGACAAGCTTGAGACGATAAATAACTTTTTCATGGACGCTGAGAGCGACTCAAATAGCCTAAAAGACGCGATAAACTCAAACATTGAGCTATTTACGACACTAAGTGAGAAATTTCCAAAGATTGCCGCATTTAGCGAGGCTTTAGAGAAAAACAACTCACTTCTTGGCACGATCGATAATATCATCGGAAATTTACAAATGGGGCAAGATGAGATCATGATGGCTATGGATATGATGCAGTATCAAGACATCCATAGACAAAAGATCGAGCGTGTTATCAACGTTATGAGGGCACTTAGCAAATATATGAATACCTTGTTTGAAGGTAAAATCGACGATGAAAAACGTGTTGGCTCTGCTGTTCACATCGCAGGCGATACAACGACTGAAAACTTAGTGAGCAACGACGATATCGAAGCCTTGATAGAAAGTTTGGGTAAAAAATAG
- a CDS encoding GyrI-like domain-containing protein, translated as MKIINLEDSFEIYGVKTRTKNEDEIDGKGKIPALWSKFMSEYYDGKSEIYSVYCNYESDFDGHYDNFIGTKLSHKSDKILEIKSGKYAVFSFAREPQNVAKFWGEIWKYFESSELKRAYETDFELYSSDEIKIFISILG; from the coding sequence ATGAAGATTATAAATTTAGAAGATAGCTTTGAAATTTACGGAGTAAAAACTCGCACTAAAAATGAAGATGAGATAGACGGCAAGGGTAAAATTCCGGCTTTATGGTCTAAATTTATGAGTGAATACTATGATGGCAAGAGTGAAATTTATAGCGTTTACTGCAACTATGAAAGCGATTTTGATGGACATTACGATAACTTCATCGGTACAAAATTAAGCCACAAAAGTGATAAAATTTTAGAGATAAAAAGTGGCAAATATGCCGTTTTTAGTTTTGCAAGAGAGCCGCAAAATGTTGCAAAATTTTGGGGTGAAATTTGGAAATATTTTGAAAGTAGTGAGCTAAAAAGAGCCTATGAAACAGATTTTGAGCTTTACAGCAGTGACGAGATAAAAATTTTTATATCTATTTTAGGTTAG